The genomic interval TCCCACTTGAAGTTGAAACCCAGCCCACCGTGATCGACCGGATGCGACACTCCACCCCAAGCGGTGGATTCCTCGGCCACGGTGAGAATGCCCGGATACAACCCGTGCAACATGGCGTTGAAATCCTTGAGGAACTGGATTGCTCCCAAGTTTTCACGGCCGCCATATTGATTCGGAACCCATTCCCCCTCACGGCGTGAGTAATCGAGGTACAACATGCTCGCGACCGCATCGACGCGGATGCCGTCAATGTGGTACTGCTCACACCAGAACCGAGCGCTGGCGAGCAAGAACTCTTTCACCTCGAACCGTTCATAGTTGAAAATGAACGTGCCCCAATCGGGGTGGAACCCTTGCCGTTGATCCGAATGTTCGTAGAGGTGCGTGCCATCGAAATCACCGAGGCCGTGAGCGTCCGTCGGGAAGTGAGCCGGAACCCAGTCGATCAACACACCGATGCCAGCCTGGTGCAACTCATCAATGAACGCCATGAAGTCGTGCGGCGTGCCATAGCGTGAAGTCGGTGCGAAGTAGCCGGTGGTTTGGTATCCCCAGGAGCCGTCGAACGGGTGTTCGGTCAACGGCATCAGTTGAATATGGGTGTAGCCCATTTGCTGAACGTACTCGATCAGCATCGGAGCGATTTCCCGATAGTTGAGGTATCGGCGGCCGTCGGTGGGTCGCTTCCACGAGCCGAGATGAACCTCGTAAATCGACACAGGCCGATTGTGCCAATCGTTCTCCTGTCGAGCACTCATCCAGTTGGCATCTTGCCACTCGTGCCCGGACAGATCGTAAACGACCGAGGCCGTCTTCGGAGGATGTTCGGCGTAGAATGCGAACGGATCCGCCTTTTCAAGCATGTGATCGTTCTGAGTCCGAATGCCGAATTTGTACGCTTCGCCGGCCTGCATTTCCGGAACAAATCCCGACCAGACGCCGGTATCACTGCCCGAAAGCCAATTTTGACCGTGTTCCCATCGGTTACGATCACAAAGGACCGACACTTCCTTCGCGTTGGGAGCCCAGACGGCGAAATGCACTCCGCGAACGCCGTCACGTTCTTGAAGATGTGCTCCGTGGTGTTGATACATGTTGGCCGTCTCTCCGAATGTTGCCGGTTCCGATTCACTATCCGAACATCAGTAAGGCCTTGACTTTAGCAACCGAATTTGTTGACAGCAACAATCGCTGAACTGGAATTCAGACTCATACGCCTACGAGTTGGCAATATGAGGAATGTATGAGGATTGCAGTGGACGGGTTATTCGATCCATCATCGACGCGCGAATGAGCCGATAACAAAGGTAGAGACCGATTTTCGATGACGTCGCGAGCGAGTGTCTTGGGAGAGTACCACTGATGTTGACCACGTTCGACCGTTACCTCATCCGCAGTTACTGCGTGGCTTTCCTGATTGTTGTTGTCTCCATGTTGGGTTTGTTCGTCGTCATTGACCTGACGGACAACGCCGATGAGTTCGCCCGGAACTTCGATGGCGATCTGCAACCACTCGTGATGAGCATCGCGAAGTATTACTCCGTGCAATCGTTGTTCTTCTTCGATGCCGCCGGAAGTATGCTTGGACTGGCAACATTGGTCATTCTGTTAATTCAACTTCAGCGACGCGGACAAATCGCACCGATTCTCGCCGCCGGTGTGCCCACATTTCGGCTCACTCGGCCGTTAGTCCTTTGTGTGACGGGTGTTGGATTACTGGTCTTCGCGAACCGAGAGATTTTGATCCCGAAGTACGCCCACCTCAAGCATGTGCAGCGAGGCGAGAACACCGGAACCTCGCACCGGGTCGAAGCGGTCTACGACTTCGAAACCTTCGTCATGATTGACGGCGAACGTCTGATTCCCTCGGAAGCACGACTGTTGGCACCGCGTTTCGTGTTGCCAACGCCAACCGTCGCGAAGGAACTAACCGTGATCAACGGTCACGAAGCTCACTTCGAAACCCACCAAGGCCAACCGGGCTGGCGAATCACGAATGTGGTGGAAGAGATCGAGCAACTGCCGTTGACGGGAGTTGGTCGTCAACTTTTGAAGCCAATCCCGAACTCGGATGACGTGTTTGTGCAGACATCGATTGGGCCGGACATTCTGTTCAAACGCAAGTCGGCGGAGTGTTATTTGGCATCGGGAGACATCGTCGACCGTATCCGCAATCCGGCGTTCACGACGCTCTCGGTGCGGAATCTGCAACTTGAATTCCACCGGCGATTCGTTGAACCGATTGTGTTATTCCTTTGTGCGATGCTGACCGTCCCTCTGATGATTCAGAAAGAAACCAAAGGCGGCTTACCGATTAACACCGCGATGAGTTTCCTCTTTTTGGGTATCGTATGGGTCGCGGGGTTCGCGTTTACGTTCGTCGGACGCATTGGCTGGATCACTCCGGCACTCACTGCCTGGGGACCGGCGATTCTCACCGGCGTGATGATCTCCCAGGTTCGCCACCGCGTGACAACGTAACGTTTGATGTTGCACAAACGCGGATACCTAAGCCGCTGCCGTTTCAACGCCGCGACCGCCAAGCATCGACTGCAAATGCTGCTGGAAATGCCAGACCCGTTCCTCGCGAGGAGACAAACACCCGGCGAAGGGGATGTCTGCCGTCTTGGCTCCTTGTTGCACGCTGGTGGCGATGGCCACGTCTTCCATCAGCGCTTTCAACGTGAAGCGTTTCGCTCCCCAGGACATCGTGGCGGCGGTCAGTTTGGAGACGATGTTCCGATGGTGCGGTTCAAGGAACATCCATAATCGCACGCGAGTCGATTGAGCCGAAAGCGGTTCGATCGTGTGACACCACGTAAACATTCCCGCCCGTCCCGCCATCAGATGCGGACAGGCCATCGTGTGACGGTAACGGTCATCGCGTTGCAACCCCATCACACCATACACAACCCGATCGGCCAGCCGCTGCAACCGCCCCACCGGCGGAGAGCAAGTTTCAAATCGTGACCAACCCTCGCCGAGCGTGTGCTCACACGTTTCGGGATCGGGGTTTCGTCGGAATGTCTCGGTGTGCACGCTTTCGAGGTGATAACTCTCCAAAGCATTCTCGACGATGATTTTCCAGTTCGCCGGAACATCGCGTTCGATTTTTGCAATGCAAGTGCGATCACTGGAGAAGGCGGACTCAAAGTCGGACTTGGAATCGGCCATCCAGTCGGCAAGTGGTATGACGTTCGGTGACAGGGAAACGAAGACGACGTGTCCGCAGGTCTCGATGGGAAACGATTGCAGGCAGATTTTTTCCGTATCGATCGGGCGAAACCCTTGGGCTTCCGGGATGCGACGGGTACGACCGTCCGCTCCATATTCCCAACCGTGGTAGCCACATTTCAACCGCTGTGTGCAGCCACTCTCCGCCGCTTGCAACATATTGAAGCGATGCGGACACACATTGAGATACGCCCGCAACTCTCCCTCGGATCGCCACAACACCAACGGTTTCCCGAGCAGCGAGCGCGTGACGAAACTTCCTTCATCGGCGAGTTCATCGGTTGTCGCGATGGCATGCCAAGCCGGTTGGAATACAGACGCCAACTCCCGAGAATGTTGCTCCGCGCCACCGTATGCGGAGGCGTCGAGCAATTGTGGAAGTTGGGAGTCATGCACGAACATGGCGTGTTCTCGTGAGTTTCAGACGCGACAACAAACAGCCAACCGAATCAAACGGCGGCTTCACTTTGCTCCGCGAACCAGGCGACGGTTTGTTCCAATCCGGTCCACAGATCGACTTCCGGTTTCCATCCCAACACGCGAGTCGCTTTGCCATGACCGGCCAAGTTCGAACGCAAGTCTCCGGCACGTTCCGGCCCGTGATCGGGTTTCGGCACATTCGGGGATTCGATCCCGCTGGCTTTCTGCTGAGCCTCGACCAGCGAATGGATTTGACCGGCCAACTGATTTACGTCCGTGCCAACTTCCGTGCTGATGTTGAACGCGGAGAATGTGTCTTCCACATCATGCGTCAACGCGAGAACGTTCGCCCGTGCGACATCACGACAGAACACATAATCGCGAACACATCCGCCGTCACCGAAAATTGTGGACGGCTTTCCGCCGAGCATCGCCTTGCAGAAAATCGCCACCACACCGGCTTCCCCGTGCGGATTCTGTCGCGGTCCGTACACGTTCGTGTATCGCAACGCCACCGACTTCAAACCATGCTCGCGAGCGTAGAACTGAAGATACTGTTCGCCGACGAACTTCGTGATTCCGTATGGACTAATCGGTGCCGCTGGTGTTTCTTCGGGCACGGGCGTATCCACATCGCCGTAAAGAACACCACCCGAGGACGCGAACGAAACCCGCTCCACGTTGTGCCGGACACAATTCTCCAGCACATGCAGCATGCCGAGCGCATTGACTTCGGCATCGAATACCGGCTCGCGAACCGAACGGCTGACCGACATCTGAGCCGCTTGGTGCGAGACAAGTTGAGGACGTACCTCATCAAAAACTTGAGCCACCGCCTCGCGATTGCGAATGTCCACCTCGTACACCGGGACATTGCTGGGCAAGTTTGCTTTGCTTCCGGATGACAGATCGTCAATCACGAACGCCTCGTGACCGAGTTCCTGAAGTTGGTCAACGATATGACTACCGATAAATCCGGCTCCACCAGTCACGATGACTCGCATAGTGATCACTCCTCAATGGTCGTGTTGTGTCAATGAATCCCGCCCATCACAAACGACCGGCAGGCGGTTCGCGATTTGTCTTATCCCGCCGACTTCTTGGCGACTAACGCGTCGATGACATCGAGCATATTCGCCCAGATGTCACCTTCCACGCCGTTCTCATTCAGGTAACGTTCCAAGTCGGCGATCGAGTATTGCTGTCCACCGATTCGTGTTTTTCGCACGGCACTTTCACTCGGCACAAGCGAGGCATGCGAATACTTCGTGAAAAACACGCTGGCGAGAATATCACATCCCGAGGAAGCGAACGGGCGGTTCACGTCACCCATATCGTGAAGAATGGTCCGATTGTTCGATGTAACGAACGCCCGCAGTCGTGGTTCTTCACCGTCCACCGAAACACGGATAAACGCGAGTTCGTACTTCGGTTGTGTGTTGCTACCAATGGACGCCATTTCGTAACGGTTGAGCAAAACCAACGTTCGCAGGTCTGCCGGAGTTGGCTCGGTATCCGGTTTCACGAGCAAGCCCAAGCTGCGGAAGTTCTTGATCGAAGCCAAGACCGCCGACTCACACTTGGCAGACACCGTCGCCCCGCGATAAGCCGCCGTCGCAGCGACCGGCCGAGGATGCAAATAGATTTCGCGTGTCGCAGGATCTTTCAAGACTTGAGCCTGGATGCTGACATAATTCTCATCGAGATACGAAAGAATCATTCGCGAACTGAGTGTGGGCAAATCACCGCGATCACCGGGGGCAATATCCAAGCCAACCGTCAACGCAGGCATCCGCCGCATGAGCGGAGGTAACTTGTCGGCCGTGTTCTTCTGGCCTGGAGGTAGCGGCATGGCGATGAAGTTCGACAACATCAAAGGTTTCCCGGCTCCCACAATCTTGCATTGGTAGCGGCTTCCGCGATTGAACGCCGACTCCAATTCTGATTCACCGACTGGCAACTGAGTGATCACATCGTTTCGTCCGCCGACCGTCGGTTCAGCGTCGATGTTCGTGAGACCTTCTTCATCCAGTGTGATTTCCTGACCGCCAACTTTGACCGTCAACGGCTTGGCATCATCCTCGGCCGCCTTGCGGAAATTCAGGATCGGCAACTCCGGTTCGGTTTCCGTGTTCTCCGGTTTGCCGATTCCAATGACGATTCCGCAACCAATCACGACAACGCCGGCGATAGTGACCGGAAGCACCGTTCCGGAAAAGCCGAATCGGTTTTCATGTGACATGGGAGATCCTTTGTCGAACATCAGATGATGAATTTAAGAATGAGTATTCGCTGCCGTGCTGATTTCTCGTTCGTCTCTCAGGCGGCACGTCTTCGCCGGACACCATGGTGGGACGATCGTTTGACGACCCGTGCCATGGGCCTCAAATTCGCAAGCCGTCCCGCGGTTGCCCCAGCGGTCCACAGGTAGAAAAATCCGAAGTCGTGTGGCATCCAGACAGTCATCAGGGTCAGCAGAAACGCCGTCGTGCCACCCGCAAGACAGGCAAACAACTGCGAGCCACGACGTTGAGTCATGAGTGCCAATCGAATCTGACTGACCAGCACACTCACGCCAACGGCAATAAAACCAAGCAAACCCAACCAACCAAATCGCAGGAGCATCAAGACATAAGCGTTGTCGATGTAGCGAACCCGCTTCAATGTTTCGACATCTTGTGGCCCCACGGGCACGTTAATGGGAAAACCACTAACAGCCTCGGTTCCGAAACCAAGCAGCCCCGCCCGTTGCATCGCCGGTCGGTAAACTTTGAAGAGATGAAATCGGTTCATCGTGCCGGT from Thalassoroseus pseudoceratinae carries:
- a CDS encoding aromatic ring-hydroxylating oxygenase subunit alpha, with amino-acid sequence MFVHDSQLPQLLDASAYGGAEQHSRELASVFQPAWHAIATTDELADEGSFVTRSLLGKPLVLWRSEGELRAYLNVCPHRFNMLQAAESGCTQRLKCGYHGWEYGADGRTRRIPEAQGFRPIDTEKICLQSFPIETCGHVVFVSLSPNVIPLADWMADSKSDFESAFSSDRTCIAKIERDVPANWKIIVENALESYHLESVHTETFRRNPDPETCEHTLGEGWSRFETCSPPVGRLQRLADRVVYGVMGLQRDDRYRHTMACPHLMAGRAGMFTWCHTIEPLSAQSTRVRLWMFLEPHHRNIVSKLTAATMSWGAKRFTLKALMEDVAIATSVQQGAKTADIPFAGCLSPREERVWHFQQHLQSMLGGRGVETAAA
- a CDS encoding LptF/LptG family permease — translated: MLTTFDRYLIRSYCVAFLIVVVSMLGLFVVIDLTDNADEFARNFDGDLQPLVMSIAKYYSVQSLFFFDAAGSMLGLATLVILLIQLQRRGQIAPILAAGVPTFRLTRPLVLCVTGVGLLVFANREILIPKYAHLKHVQRGENTGTSHRVEAVYDFETFVMIDGERLIPSEARLLAPRFVLPTPTVAKELTVINGHEAHFETHQGQPGWRITNVVEEIEQLPLTGVGRQLLKPIPNSDDVFVQTSIGPDILFKRKSAECYLASGDIVDRIRNPAFTTLSVRNLQLEFHRRFVEPIVLFLCAMLTVPLMIQKETKGGLPINTAMSFLFLGIVWVAGFAFTFVGRIGWITPALTAWGPAILTGVMISQVRHRVTT
- a CDS encoding NAD-dependent epimerase/dehydratase family protein produces the protein MRVIVTGGAGFIGSHIVDQLQELGHEAFVIDDLSSGSKANLPSNVPVYEVDIRNREAVAQVFDEVRPQLVSHQAAQMSVSRSVREPVFDAEVNALGMLHVLENCVRHNVERVSFASSGGVLYGDVDTPVPEETPAAPISPYGITKFVGEQYLQFYAREHGLKSVALRYTNVYGPRQNPHGEAGVVAIFCKAMLGGKPSTIFGDGGCVRDYVFCRDVARANVLALTHDVEDTFSAFNISTEVGTDVNQLAGQIHSLVEAQQKASGIESPNVPKPDHGPERAGDLRSNLAGHGKATRVLGWKPEVDLWTGLEQTVAWFAEQSEAAV